From the Niveibacterium microcysteis genome, the window CGCGAGATCGAGGTCACGCTGGCACCAACCTTCCGCAAGGCAGGCTGCACCTTCGCCAACGAGATTCCGGCCGGTCTTGAATTCGACAGCTACCCGGGCGCGCTGGGCCAGGTCATCACCAACCTGACCACCAACGCCATCACGCACGGTTTTGAAACCCACACCGGCGGCCGCATCAAGATCAGCGCCGAAGTGGAAGGCGAGCAGCATGTGAAGCTGGTTTTCGAGGACGATGGCCAAGGCATTCCGGCCGAAAACCTGCCGCGTATCTTCGACCCCTTCTTCACCACCAAACTCGGCCGAGGCGGCACCGGGCTTGGCCTCAACATCGTCTACACCATCGTCACCGGCGTGCTGGGCGGCGCGATCCGCGTCGAGAGCACCACCGGCGAAGGCACCCGTTTCATCCTGACCTTGCCGCGCCGCGCCCCGCAGCGCGCCGACGACGACGACCCGGGAATTGCATGATGAGTAGCACCAGCGTTCCTTCCAAGGACTTCCGGAATCGCGCAATGAAGGTTGTGATCATCGATGACACGCCGGTCAACCTGGCCTTGATGCAGGCGCTCGTGGCCCGCGTCGAGAATTGCGAGACGCTGACTTTTTCCGACCCGCAGCAGGGGCTGACGCACTGCATGCTGGAGCAGCCCGATCTGCTGATCGTCGACTACATGATGCCGGAGCTCGACGGCATCGAGCTGATCCGCCGCTTCCGTGAGGCGCATTCCAACGAGGATGTGCCTATCCTCATGGTTACCGCCGCGCATGAGAAAACAGTGCGCTTCGATGCGCTCGAAAGCGGCGCCACCGACTTCCTCACCAAGCCCGTCGACAAGAACGAGTTCATCCCGCGCGCACGGAACATGCTGCGCCTGAGGCAGCATTCCCTGATGCTCGCGAATCGAGCCGAAGAGCTGGCGGAGGCGGTCAGGCGCGCCACCGCAGACATCCACGAACGCGAGCGCGAGACCGTAACGCGGCTTGCGAAAGCCGCCGAGTTCCGCGACCCCGAGACCGGTTCGCACATCCAGCGCATGGCGTATTTCTCGGCCATGATCGGGCGCGAGTTGCAGCTCGATTCCGCGGTCTGCGAGATGCTGCTCGCCGCCGCGCCGATGCATGACGTCGGCAAACTGGGCACGCCCGACGCGATCCTGCTCAAACCCGGCCGGCTGACACCGGACGAGTTCGAGATCATGAAGCGGCACGCCGCGATCGGGCACGAGATTCTGAAGGACTCCGCCTCACCGGTGCTGCACATGGCCGCCGAGATCGCCCTGACCCACCACGAGAAGTTCGACGGCAGCGGTTACCCGCAGGGGCTCGCAGGCGAGACCATTCCGCTGATCGGCCGGATCGTCGCAGTGGCGGATGTATTCGACGCGCTGACTTCGACACGCCCATACAAGCGCGCCTGGACGCTGGAAGACGCGCGCGGCTTCCTTGAACAGGGGCGTGGCACCCACTTCGACCCCCGCTGCGTCGACGTCTTCCTCGGCTGCTGGGACGAGGTGCTGGAAATCCGGGCGCGCTTCCAGGACTAGGCTCGCCGGTAGACCGGCGCCCCGCTCAGGACTTCCGCTGGATCAGCTCGACCTTGTAGCCGTCCGGGTCCTGCACGAAGGCGATCACCGTCGTACCGTGCTTCATCGGGCCCGCCTCGCGCGTCACAACGCCGCCACGGGCCTTGATCTCGGCGCACGCCGCGTAGGCGTCTTCCACCTCCAGCGCGATGTGACCG encodes:
- a CDS encoding HD domain-containing phosphohydrolase, with the translated sequence MKVVIIDDTPVNLALMQALVARVENCETLTFSDPQQGLTHCMLEQPDLLIVDYMMPELDGIELIRRFREAHSNEDVPILMVTAAHEKTVRFDALESGATDFLTKPVDKNEFIPRARNMLRLRQHSLMLANRAEELAEAVRRATADIHERERETVTRLAKAAEFRDPETGSHIQRMAYFSAMIGRELQLDSAVCEMLLAAAPMHDVGKLGTPDAILLKPGRLTPDEFEIMKRHAAIGHEILKDSASPVLHMAAEIALTHHEKFDGSGYPQGLAGETIPLIGRIVAVADVFDALTSTRPYKRAWTLEDARGFLEQGRGTHFDPRCVDVFLGCWDEVLEIRARFQD